In Zingiber officinale cultivar Zhangliang chromosome 11B, Zo_v1.1, whole genome shotgun sequence, a single window of DNA contains:
- the LOC122034146 gene encoding cytochrome P450 81Q32-like has product MVTATCHSYCSSRSIYCSSPPDRATAPRSPPDRATAPPLQIELLLLDLLQIELCSSPPDRAIAPPLQLLPSRSSYCSSPPDRVVPPLQIELLLLQSHLHLFNPPIHRSPAAISAAHGPVVLLHFGSRPVLLVSSPSAVEECFTILVLDVAFANHPRFLAGKILGYDFIAILWAPYGSHWRRLRHITSMHLLAFDSLHQDGGSGGAPRRLDLKSTLFDLVCAIIEQLVVSLTGETQEQRLIIKEIVSEGLQLSAAAANAGDDMPEFMRVTWHGLEKRLMRLQRRRDEFWGKLIVLHRERRQSEDNGDGVDGEGRETVMDVMLSLQNRDPERYTDDIIKRVMMMLFHGLSQSGLLKTFISDAFSRFVPKRTAF; this is encoded by the exons ATGGTCACTGCGACCTGCCACAGCTACTGCTCCTCCAGATCGATCTACTGCTCCTCCCCTCCAGATCGAGCTACTGCTCCTCGATCTCCTCCAGATCGAGCTACAGCTCCTCCCCTCCAGATCGAGCTACTGCTCCTCGATCTCCTCCAGATCGAGCTCTGCTCCTCCCCTCCAGATCGAGCTATTGCTCCTCCCCTCCAGCTCCTCCCCTCCAGATCGAGCTACTGCTCCTCCCCTCCAGATCGAGTAGTTCCTCCCCTCCAGATCGAGCTACTGCTCCTCCAGA GCCACCTCCACCTCTTCAACCCGCCGATCCACCGCTCTCCCGCCGCCATCTCCGCCGCCCACGGCCCCGTTGTTCTCCTGCACTTCGGTTCCCGCCCCGTCCTCCTCGTGTCCTCTCCGTCTGCCGTCGAAGAGTGCTTCACCATCCTCGTCCTCGACGTCGCCTTCGCGAACCACCCCCGCTTCCTCGCCGGCAAGATCCTCGGATACGACTTCATCGCCATCCTGTGGGCGCCCTACGGGTCCCACTGGCGTCGCCTCCGCCACATCACCTCCATGCACTTGCTCGCGTTCGACAGCCTACAC CAAGACGGCGGCAGTGGTGGCGCGCCGAGGAGGCTGGATCTGAAGTCGACTTTGTTCGACCTCGTGTGCGCCATCATCGAACAGCTGGTGGTTTCACTGACAGGGGAGACGCAAGAGCAGAGGCTGATCATCAAGGAGATAGTGAGCGAGGGACTACAGTTGAGCGCGGCGGCCGCGAATGCAGGGGACGACATGCCGGAGTTTATGAGAGTGACGTGGCACGGTTTGGAGAAGAGGCTAATGAGGCTTCAGAGGAGGAGGGATGAGTTTTGGGGAAAACTCATAGTGCTGCACCGAGAGAGACGACAGAGCGAGGATAATGGCGACGGCGTCGATGGGGAAGGAAGGGAGACAGTGATGGACGTTATGTTGTCGCTGCAGAACAGAGATCCGGAACGTTACACGGATGACATCATCAAGCGCGTGATGATG ATGCTTTTTCACGGTTTGTCCCAAAGTGGACTGCTTAAAACATTCATCTCAGATGCTTTTTCACGGTTTGTCCCAAAGCGGACTGCCTTTTAA
- the LOC122034144 gene encoding isoflavone 2'-hydroxylase-like translates to MSIEIFLLPSLFLFLLLIFCRRRQNHRRLPPSPPSFSILGHLHLFNPPIHRSPAAISAAHGPVVLLHFGSRPILLVSSPSAVEECFTILVLDVAFANHPRFLAGKILGYDFIAILWVPYGSHWRRLRHITSMHLLAFDSLHQDGGSGGAPRRLDLKSTLFDLVCAIIEQLVVSLIGETQEQRLIIKEIVSEGLQLSAAAANAGDDMPEFMRVTWHGLEKRLMRLQRRRDEFWGKLIVLHRERRQSEDNGDGVDGEGRETVMDVMLSLQNRDPERYTDDIIKRVMMVRAHSSSYYLVEKILYYDFVSKSPKFTNFVCTIFTVCPKADCLKHSAQMLFHGLSQSGLLKIFISDAFSRFVPKRIA, encoded by the exons ATGTCTATCGAAATTTTCCTCCTCCCCTCTCtgtttctcttccttcttctcattTTTTGCCGTCGGCGCCAAAACCACCGCCGTCTACCGCCCAGTCCCCCTTCCTTTTCGATTTTAGGCCACCTCCACCTCTTCAACCCGCCGATCCACCGCTCTCCCGCCGCCATCTCCGCCGCCCACGGCCCCGTTGTTCTCCTGCACTTCGGTTCCCGCCCCATCCTCCTCGTGTCCTCTCCGTCCGCAGTCGAAGAGTGCTTCACCATCCTCGTCCTCGACGTCGCCTTCGCGAACCACCCCCGCTTCCTCGCTGGCAAGATCCTCGGATACGACTTCATCGCCATCCTGTGGGTGCCCTACGGGTCCCACTGGCGCCGCCTCCGCCACATCACCTCCATGCACTTGCTCGCGTTCGACAGCCTACAC CAAGACGGCGGCAGTGGTGGCGCGCCGAGGAGGCTGGATCTGAAGTCGACTTTGTTCGACCTCGTGTGCGCCATCATTGAACAGCTGGTGGTTTCGCTGATAGGGGAGACGCAAGAGCAGAGGCTAATCATCAAGGAGATAGTGAGCGAGGGACTACAGTTGAGCGCGGCGGCCGCGAATGCAGGGGACGACATGCCGGAGTTTATGAGAGTGACGTGGCACGGTTTGGAGAAGAGGCTAATGAGGCTTCAGAGGAGGAGGGATGAGTTTTGGGGAAAACTCATAGTGCTGCACCGAGAGAGACGACAGAGCGAGGATAATGGCGACGGCGTCGATGGGGAAGGAAGGGAGACAGTGATGGACGTTATGTTGTCGCTGCAGAACAGAGATCCGGAACGTTACACGGATGACATCATCAAGCGCGTGATGATGGTACGTGCACACTCTTCGTCATACTACTTAGTTGAGAAGATTCTATATTATGATTTTGTATCAAAATCACCAAAGTTTACGAATTTTGTGTGCACAATTTTCACGGTTTGTCCCAAAGCGGATTGCTTAAAACATTCAGCTCAGATGCTTTTTCACGGTTTGTCCCAAAGCGGACTGCTTAAAATATTCATCTCAGATGCTTTTTCACGGTTTGTCCCAAAGCGGATTGCTTAA
- the LOC122034147 gene encoding zinc finger BED domain-containing protein RICESLEEPER 2-like, translating into MGQGSALVPHTFNQKKCELKVARYVIVDEVSFRVVEGKGFVELLHELQPRFRIPDRKKVASMVYDIFLVEKAKIQSVIGNQRISITTDTWTSIQNINYMVVTAHFLDSDWKLHKRIINFTKITSHHGEEIGKMVEVCLRDWGIDKVFSIVVDNASSNDTAIDYLKRRMKSENSLLFEGKYLHLRCVCLIINLIVKDGLKELNVSIKAIRNAVVFIHSSPSRLNKFREFVILAKFSSTSTVPMDVKTRWNATYKMLEVALKYRRVFERMTEEWLRFMNYFSEKDDKGKERIGPPNGDDWEISKAFVHFLKKFYDATLELSASKSPASQLLYQTMIALQVEIDRKRHDDSNPILKEVACAMKLKFDKY; encoded by the coding sequence ATGGGGCAAGGAAGTGCATTGGTTCCTCATACTTTTAATCAAAAAAAATGTGAATTGAAAGTGGCGAGATATGTGATTGTCGATGAAGTGTCTTTTAGGGTTGTCGAAGGGAAGGGGTTTGTAGAATTATTACATGAATTACAACCAAGATTCAGAATTCCTGATCGAAAGAAAGTTGCAAGTATGGTTTATGATATTTTCTTAGTTGAAAAGGCTAAGATACAAAGTGTGATTGGCAACCAAAGGATAAGCATCACTACTGATACTTGGACATCCATTCAAAACATAAATTACATGGTAGTGACAGCTCACTTCTTGGATAGTGATTGGAagctacataaaagaataattaaCTTCACAAAAATCACTAGTCATCATGGGGAAGAAATTGGAAAGATGGTTGAGGTTTGTCTAAGAGATTGGGGGATAGACAAAGTATTTTCAATTGTAGTTGACAATGCTTCATCTAATGACACTGCAATTGATTACTTGAAAAGAAGAATGAAAAGTGAAAATTCATTGTTGTTTGAAGGGAAATACTTGCACTTGAGGTGTGTCTGtcttataattaacttaattgtTAAGGATGGCTTGAAGGAGCTTAATGTTTCAATTAAAGCTATAAGGAATGCAGTTGTTTTTATTCATTCTTCCCCATCAAGATTGAATAAATTTAGGGAGTTTGTCATACTAGCCAAGTTTTCTAGTACATCAACAGTACCTATGGATGTCAAAACAAGGTGGAATGCAACTTATAAAATGCTTGAAGTTGCATTAAAGTATAGAAGGGTGTTTGAAAGGATGACTGAAGAATGGTTGCGCTTTATGAATTATTTCAGTGAAAAAGATGATAAGGGTAAAGAAAGGATAGGGCCTCCAAATGGTGATGATTGGGAGATTTCAAAGGCTTTTGTACACTTTCTGAAAAAGTTTTATGATGCCACTTTGGAGCTAAGTGCATCAAAAAGTCCTGCCTCCCAATTGCTTTATCAAACCATGATTGCACTACAAGTTGAGATTGATAGAAAGAGACATGATGATTCAAATCCAATCCTTAAAGAGGTAGCATGTGCAATGAAGTTAAAGTTTGACAAGTATTGA
- the LOC122034145 gene encoding zinc finger BED domain-containing protein RICESLEEPER 2-like, translated as MGQGSALVPHTFNQKKCELKVARYVIVDEVSFRVVEGKGFVELLHELQPRFRIPDREKVASMVYDIFLVEKAKIQSVIGNQRISITTDTWTSIQNINYMVVTAHFLDSDWKLHKRIINFTKITSHHGEEIGKMVEVCLRDWGIDKVFSIVVDNASSNDTAIDYLKRRMKSENSLLFEGKYLHLRGVYHIINLIVKGGLKELNVSIKAIRNAVVFIHSSPSRLNKFREFVILAKFSSTSTVPMDVKTRWNATYKMLEVALKYRRVFERMTEEWLRFMNYFSEKDDKGKERIGPPNGDDWEISKAFVHFLKKFYDATLELSASKSPTSQLLYQTMIALQVEIDRKRHDDSNPILKEVACAMKLKFDKY; from the coding sequence ATGGGGCAAGGAAGTGCATTGGTTCCTCATACTTTTAATCAAAAAAAATGTGAATTGAAAGTGGCGAGATATGTGATTGTCGATGAAGTGTCTTTTAGGGTTGTCGAAGGGAAGGGGTTTGTAGAATTATTACATGAATTACAACCAAGATTCAGAATTCCTGATCGAGAGAAAGTTGCAAGTATGGTTTATGATATTTTCTTAGTTGAAAAGGCTAAGATACAAAGTGTGATTGGCAACCAAAGGATAAGCATCACTACTGATACTTGGACATCCATTCAAAACATAAATTACATGGTAGTGACAGCTCACTTCTTGGATAGTGATTGGAagctacataaaagaataattaaCTTCACAAAAATCACTAGTCATCATGGGGAAGAAATTGGAAAGATGGTTGAGGTTTGTCTAAGAGATTGGGGGATAGACAAAGTATTTTCAATTGTAGTTGACAATGCTTCATCTAATGACACTGCAATTGATTACTTGAAAAGAAGAATGAAAAGTGAAAATTCATTGTTGTTTGAAGGGAAATACTTGCACTTGAGGGGTGTCTATCATATAATTAACTTAATTGTTAAGGGTGGCTTGAAGGAGCTTAATGTTTCAATTAAAGCTATAAGGAATGCAGTTGTTTTTATTCATTCTTCCCCATCAAGATTGAATAAATTTAGGGAGTTTGTCATACTAGCCAAGTTTTCTAGTACATCAACAGTACCTATGGATGTCAAAACAAGGTGGAATGCAACTTATAAAATGCTTGAAGTTGCATTAAAGTATAGAAGGGTGTTTGAAAGGATGACTGAAGAATGGTTGCGCTTTATGAATTATTTCAGTGAAAAAGATGATAAGGGTAAAGAAAGGATAGGGCCTCCAAATGGTGATGATTGGGAGATTTCAAAGGCTTTTGTACACTTTCTGAAAAAGTTTTATGATGCCACTTTGGAGCTAAGTGCATCAAAAAGTCCTACCTCCCAATTGCTTTATCAAACCATGATTGCACTACAAGTTGAGATTGATAGAAAGAGACATGATGATTCAAATCCAATCCTTAAAGAGGTAGCATGTGCAATGAAGTTAAAGTTTGACAAGTATTGA